In the bacterium SCSIO 12741 genome, GTTCGAGCCATTCTTGAAGACAGCCGAGGTTGGTTGTGGGTTGCTACTGGTGGACGAGGTTTAAGCCGCCTGTCGTTATACTCCGATTCCATCTGGATTAAGAATTACAACCACAGCGACGGACTTACCTCCGACAACATTTACTTGCTTGAAGAGGATTCTGTCGGGCAGCTTTGGGTTGGTTCGGAACGAGGCGTTGATCGCTTGTTGTTTGGTGACGACGGCGAGATTGTAGAAATCAAGCATTATGGAAAGTCTGAAGGCTTTTTGGGCGTGGAAACCGTCACTCGGGCTGTGACTACGGATCGAGAAGGAAACACCTGGTTTGGCACCGTTAATGGCCTTTTGAAATACTCGCCTAAAATGAGTTCAAGAAAGAGCCATCCACCCGTTTTAAGAATTACCGGGACAAGCCTTTCCTACATTCCATTAGAAAATACGACCTATGCCGATTGGCGTCAAAAATGGGGACAGATTAAAGATGGATTGATTCTGCCCTATGATGAAAACCATATCTCTTTCGACTTTCATGGAGTAGTACAAAGCAATCCCGCCAAAGTGAGGTATCGCTGGATGCTCGAAGGATTGGAAAAGCAGTGGTCACCGCCATCCGCCCAGCGAAATATTACCTATGCTAATCTCGCCCCAGGCAAATATGTTTTTAAGGTTAAAGCATCCAACCAGGAAGGAGAGTGGGATATTGAACCAGTCTCTTATTCCTTTACTATTACCGCTCCTTATTGGGAGAAATGGTGGTTTCGATCCAGTGTAGGAGGAGGATTGTTATTGATTTTAGCCTTGCTCGTATTGCTTCGAATTCGTCGGGTCAAACAAAAAGCAAAAGCGGTACAGCTGCAACTGCAAATGGAAAACGACCTGCTTCAGTTGGAACAAAAAGCCCTACGCCTTCAAATGAACCCGCACTTCATTTTTAATGCGCTCAACACCATTCAGGGACTCATCGTAACCAAAGACAATAAATCGGCACGTTATTACCTGGCGAAGTTTTCCAAGCTGATGCGGCGCATTCTCGATAATTCCCGAAGAATTTCCATATACCTCAGTGATGAAATCGCGACTTTGCAGGACTATGTGGCCATTGAGCAGTTTTGTAGCGGCAACCCTTTTGAAGTAGAGTTCGAAGGTCTGGAAGATCTCGAAACCGAAGCCATTCGAATTCCCCCTATGCTTATTCAACCCTTTGTGGAAAATGCCATCATTCATGGAATATCCAGAAAAGAAGGTGAGGGCAAAATCATTATCGGATTTAAGGAAGTAGGTGATTACCTGGAGTGTTATGTGGAGGACAATGGTATCGGTAGACAGAAGGCGGCACAGATGCGTGCGCAAAAGGAAGCCGGACATAAATCCGCTGCCCTGATCATTACCCAGGAAAGAATTGACCTCCTTAAATCGAACAAAAACCAGGATAGTATTTCCATCGAAGATCTTTACGATGCCGATGGCACTTCCCAAGGCACCCGAGTGACCGTTCGCGTTCCGATTACGGAATAAATATTGATAGCTTTCGTTTCCTTACTTTTACTCGACGATCAAGAACAGGAATGGCGACGGCGGTAATTATTGATGATGTAGAAGAGGCACGGCTGGCCTTGCAACAAGACCTGGAGGACTACCTTCCTGACATAGAATTGGTTGGATCCGCAGATGGCGTGTTGACTGGAATCAAGCTGATCAAAGCGACGCAGCCCGATATTGTGTTTCTCGATATTCACATGAATGACGGTGATGGCTTCGACCTCCTCGAAATTGCCGATGCTGAATCCTTTCACACCATTTTTACCACTGCTTCGGATGCCTATGCAATCAAAGCTTTTCGGTTTTCGGCCATCGATTATTTGCTCAAACCCATTGATCCGGATGAACTGATGACGGCCGTGGAAAAGGCTTTGGAGAAGCAAAAAAACGATCAAACCCCCTTGGATATCTTAAAGGAAAACCTGGTAGATAAGCCCAAGAAAATTGCCTTGCATACCCAGGAAAAGATTCACATCGCCGAGCTCGAAGAAATCGTTCGGTGTGAATCGAATGGCAACTATACCCAGTTCCATTTTCACGATGGTCAGAAACTCCTGGTGACCCGTACCTTAAAAGTTTTTGATCAGATGCTCGCCGATCAGAATTTTTACCGCGTTCATCAGTCCCATTTGATCAATTGCGACTACATCCGTGAATTTGTCAAAACCGAAGGCGGCTACCTGGTGATGAAAGACCGTTCTCACGTACCCATCTCCAGCCGAAAAAAAGCCGAAGTAATCCGGATGCTTGATCAGTTCTAAATTCAATCTCGAACTCGGAGCGAAGCGATCACCGCAGGTAATCTCGAATCTCGCCCCTCAAACCTGAAAAAGCCCCTAACCAGAGCGGCAGGGGCTTAAAACGCTGCGAGTATCCCGTCACTTCTCGGGCTCGCAGGATCGGAATCAAACTTTATTTATTGGCCATTCCGTTGTTGAGAAGGTTACTGAACACGCCGGCATCACCCGTGGATGGTAGGACCGCGATTTGAACTTTGCTGGCCAACTCTTTGTTCACCATGTAGTTCGCGTAAACCGGATTCTCCGAGCACAATTTTGCCATTTGCATGTCCTGGGAGAAAGTGAGTTTGTCCAGTTCACTTTGTTTCTGGATAGCCAGGGTGTTCAGCTCTTTTTTCTTTTGCATTTCCAGATCTTTAAGGTCACGTTGGCGGTTTAGTTCAGCTTTAGACAGGAGTTCTTTTTTCTCGGCATCGGATTGGGCGCGTAGTCTGGCCACTTGTTTTTCGGTTTCAGCTTTGGCCAGTTGCATGGTACGACGGCTCTTTTCAGTTTCAGCATTTATCTTTTGAACCTTAGCATCCATTTCGGCCTGGGCCATGGCTACCTTTCCATTGGCTTCTGCTTGTTCACGTTGAGACTCGGCTTTTTCCAGATCAATTACCCGTTGTTTGCGGATGGCGGCAAGTTCCTGCTCTTGAGTAGCCAGTTGCTCCTTAGCAGTAGTATAGGTTTTTGGAAAATCGACCCGGGCTACGATTACTTCCTTGATTTCCACCCCAGTTTCACCCAGGTTTTTGAGAAGGTAATTTTTCACTTCGGTAACGAATTGTTCCTTATCAGAGGTAAATACAGAATCCACATCTGAGTAAGTGTTCGCCACCTTGTTGGCCAGTTCGAGTTGGCGCGGAGCGAGAATCAGGGAGTCGTAGCGACCGGGAGTTGAGAATTGGTTGCTGAACTCTTCATAGTCAGCGATTTTCCAGCGCACCGATACCTGGATGTTAAGCGGCACTCCATCGGCCAAGCGAACGTGGCGTAGGTAGTTTTGAGTGACTTGATCCAGGGCGAATTTTTGTGGTGCTTTTTCGGCTGGTTTAGGAGAGCAAGAACTAAGGAATAAGGTAAGGATAAGAAAACCGCCCATGACTCTGGCAGTCAGAACAGGCATTTTTGGCCAGGCCATGGCGCGGTTCAATAAGGTTTTGGAGGCGGGGGTGTAAGCTAAATTTTTCATGATTCCGTTTTTTTTTGATCCTGTCCTGATCGGTGTGTTTCGCGACTGA is a window encoding:
- a CDS encoding response regulator transcription factor; its protein translation is MATAVIIDDVEEARLALQQDLEDYLPDIELVGSADGVLTGIKLIKATQPDIVFLDIHMNDGDGFDLLEIADAESFHTIFTTASDAYAIKAFRFSAIDYLLKPIDPDELMTAVEKALEKQKNDQTPLDILKENLVDKPKKIALHTQEKIHIAELEEIVRCESNGNYTQFHFHDGQKLLVTRTLKVFDQMLADQNFYRVHQSHLINCDYIREFVKTEGGYLVMKDRSHVPISSRKKAEVIRMLDQF
- a CDS encoding histidine kinase, whose translation is MRNSLFNLLLFLGLFCSFSLWGQQYQFSNFSVGEGLAQSQVYALLEDSRGYIWMGTRGGGLCRFDGEKFTTYSVNDGLVSNYILSLHEDEQNDLWIGTSNGLCRFDGMVFTRIDPGFSGTWVVDDITTGKDGSLWFGSSKGLFQWQNGKMSKVEEESFQNKGPLTLWYSDSTQRLWVGSDRGITVYQNEVLTRLTRRTGLSGNLIRAFEPDHNGLLWVGTYGNGVCAVGTDRIVSFNDILGLEDAVITDLLCDQKGRMWISTTEQGVCRWNPRDSSVVYLTERDGLANNHTRSLLRDSWGNFWMGTSGGGVSRYSGQLFKYYSTRSGLPANYIYSLFPDLNNHLWITSSDKEIARFDGTSFIPYGIDSGFPGLKTKTVFQTSDSLMWFGTEGEGLYTYDGDTVISYRLKNGLSGDWVKDIIEDDSGFVWVATQDGGICRIDRRDTTGWDFRIFRAPRKISDNRIGQLHQDKRGRIWYVTRTNGIGYFIPDSLQQDYNVRNGLAGNSVRAILEDSRGWLWVATGGRGLSRLSLYSDSIWIKNYNHSDGLTSDNIYLLEEDSVGQLWVGSERGVDRLLFGDDGEIVEIKHYGKSEGFLGVETVTRAVTTDREGNTWFGTVNGLLKYSPKMSSRKSHPPVLRITGTSLSYIPLENTTYADWRQKWGQIKDGLILPYDENHISFDFHGVVQSNPAKVRYRWMLEGLEKQWSPPSAQRNITYANLAPGKYVFKVKASNQEGEWDIEPVSYSFTITAPYWEKWWFRSSVGGGLLLILALLVLLRIRRVKQKAKAVQLQLQMENDLLQLEQKALRLQMNPHFIFNALNTIQGLIVTKDNKSARYYLAKFSKLMRRILDNSRRISIYLSDEIATLQDYVAIEQFCSGNPFEVEFEGLEDLETEAIRIPPMLIQPFVENAIIHGISRKEGEGKIIIGFKEVGDYLECYVEDNGIGRQKAAQMRAQKEAGHKSAALIITQERIDLLKSNKNQDSISIEDLYDADGTSQGTRVTVRVPITE